The Triticum aestivum cultivar Chinese Spring chromosome 7B, IWGSC CS RefSeq v2.1, whole genome shotgun sequence genome window below encodes:
- the LOC123155803 gene encoding phytosulfokines 1, whose amino-acid sequence MHPRSAATVRLCLVCLALLLLTRDVHSRNFVGAVVQQEKHKQSHGGHGAATLEPPVEEGSNAGAKRGQLQRDPTKWEEIHTDYIYTQDVKHP is encoded by the exons ATGCATCCAAGAAGCGCGGCCACGGTGCGGCTCTGCCTTGTATGCCTCGCTCTCCTGCTGCTGACCCGAGATGTCCACTCCAGAAATTTCGTAGGGGCCGTGGTGCAGCAGGAGAAGCACAAGCAGAGCCATGGCGGCCACGGCGCAGCCACCCTG GAACCGCCCGTTGAGGAAGGGAGCAACGCAGGTGCCAAGAGGGGACAGCTGCAGCGTGATCCCACGAAATGGGAGGAGATCCACACGGATTACATCTACACCCAAGACGTCAAACACCCGTGA
- the LOC123158135 gene encoding calmodulin-binding protein 60 C-like → RVVSEEVERALAKLGPARIEGRSSPKRIEGPDGTNLQLQFRSRLSLPLFTGGKVEGEHGAAIHVVLLDTNTGCVVTSGPESCAKLDVLVLEGDLNKEEDEGWTEEEFEGHIVKEREGKRPLLTGDLQVTLKEGVGTIGELIFTDNSSWIRSRKFRLGLRVASVFSEGIRVREAKTKAFTVKDHRGELYKKHYPPALKDDVWRLEKVGKDGAFHKKLNGSGIYTVEDFLRLLVRDQQRLRSILGSGMSNKMWESLVEHAKTCVLGGKHYIYYVNDPRNVGAIFKNIYEFTGLIADDQFISAENLTDNQKVCIFIYVLSNNKSSYMSGPVKYL, encoded by the exons AGAGTT GTAAGCGAAGAGGTAGAGCGTGCTTTGGCCAAGTTGGGTCCTGCTAGAATTGAAGGAAG GTCCTCTCCCAAAAGAATAGAAGGCCCTGATGGGACAAATCTTCAGCTTCAATTTAGAAGCag gtTGTCTCTCCCACTCTTTACTGGTGGAAAAGTAGAAGGCGAGCATGGGGCAGCTATACATGTTGTGCTGCTGGATACCAACACTGGTTGTGTTGTCACTTCGGGACCTGAATCATGTGCAAAGCTGGATGTTCTTGTGCTTGAGGGTGATTTGAATAAAGAGGAAGATGAGGGTTGGACAGAAGAGGAGTTTGAAGGTCATATTGTCAAGGAGCGTGAAGGGAAAAGACCTCTCTTGACTGGTGACCTTCAGGTGACTCTTAAAGAAGGTGTTGGAACCATAGGGGAGCTTATCTTCACTGACAACTCCAGCTGGATAAGAAGCAGGAAATTCAGACTTGGGCTCAGGGTTGCCTCTGTTTTTTCTGAAGGTATTCGTGTTAGGGAGGCGAAGACAAAAGCTTTTACTGTTAAGGATCATAGAGGGGAAT TGTACAAAAAACACTACCCTCCTGCTTTGAAGGATGATGTTTGGAGATTAGAGAAGGTTGGCAAGGATGGTGCATTCCACAAGAAGTTAAATGGAAGCGGAATCTATACAGTTGAAGATTTTCTTCGGCTTCTTGTTAGGGATCAACAGAGGTTGCGAAGT ATTCTTGGCAGTGGCATGTCAAATAAGATGTGGGAAAGCCTTGTTGAGCATGCAAAGACTTGTGTCTTAGGTGGAAAGCATTATATATATTATGTGAACGATCCAAGAAATGTCGGTGCAATATTCAAAAACATATATGAGTTCACTGGCTTGATTGCTGATGATCAGTTCATTTCAGCTGAAAATCTCACGGACAACCAAAAGGTTTGCATATTTATTTATGTGTTATCGAATAATAAGTCCAGTTACATGTCTGGGCCTGTTAAATATTTGTAA